A single genomic interval of Spirosoma taeanense harbors:
- a CDS encoding helix-hairpin-helix domain-containing protein, with translation MTNSEIVDLLELTGRLMELHEYDTFKTRAFSSAAFNLDKSTADLANLPAEELIKLPGVGKSVAYKIREIAETGRLTELDDLLAQTPSGVMDMFRIKGLGVKKIGTLWRELGIDNLNELQQACEEGRVAQIKGFGKATQDKILAALEFLQEQKGKVRMDKAAMIANLLHDELTRHFERVEISGQVRRKAQEVDTVQLLVQTSDPVSAMLTLNGLPSLESDEQISSPFAWRGQLQNFDVQVELLLFPAEQIDRQLFIHTAAEPHLQQVGTGGQSLLQVAYTSPDTAEEAIYQRAGLPFIVPEMREDDFAFRWAGRYRNDQLVTWDDLRGTLHNHSTWSDGKQSVADMAAYCRELGLTYFGIADHSKTASYANGLDAERVRAQQIEIDQLNAGFGDSFRIFKGIESDILSDGSLDYDNETLATFDYVVASVHQTLTMSLEKATTRLLRAIENPYTTILGHPTGRLLLAREGYPIDHRAIIDACAQHNVVIEINASPYRLDIDWRWINYAMQQGVMLSINPDAHDFGGLLDMHYGVATGRKGGLTKEMTFNALSLEEMTKYLTQRRSRIGKK, from the coding sequence ATGACCAATTCTGAAATCGTTGACCTGCTCGAACTGACGGGCCGGTTGATGGAACTCCACGAGTACGACACCTTCAAAACGCGGGCTTTTAGCTCGGCCGCTTTCAATTTGGACAAGTCTACCGCCGACCTGGCGAATCTGCCCGCCGAGGAGTTGATCAAACTGCCAGGGGTTGGTAAATCAGTCGCGTATAAAATCCGGGAAATTGCCGAAACTGGTCGCCTGACCGAGCTCGACGATCTGCTGGCCCAGACGCCGTCGGGCGTAATGGATATGTTCCGCATTAAGGGGTTGGGCGTGAAGAAAATCGGCACGCTCTGGCGCGAACTGGGTATTGACAACCTCAACGAACTGCAACAGGCCTGTGAAGAGGGGAGAGTAGCCCAGATCAAGGGCTTCGGCAAAGCCACTCAGGACAAGATTCTGGCGGCTCTAGAGTTTCTGCAGGAGCAGAAAGGCAAGGTTCGGATGGACAAAGCCGCTATGATTGCCAACCTGCTGCACGACGAACTGACCAGGCACTTTGAGCGGGTTGAGATCAGCGGGCAGGTGCGACGAAAGGCGCAGGAGGTGGATACGGTACAACTGCTGGTGCAGACCAGCGATCCGGTTTCCGCTATGCTGACGCTGAACGGTTTGCCATCTCTGGAGTCAGACGAACAAATTTCCTCGCCGTTTGCGTGGCGGGGACAGTTGCAGAATTTCGACGTGCAGGTTGAGTTGCTGCTTTTCCCGGCCGAGCAGATTGACCGGCAACTGTTCATTCATACGGCCGCCGAGCCCCATCTGCAGCAGGTCGGCACAGGGGGGCAGTCGCTGCTGCAGGTTGCTTATACCAGTCCCGACACAGCCGAGGAAGCCATCTACCAACGGGCTGGTCTGCCGTTCATCGTGCCCGAAATGCGGGAAGACGATTTCGCCTTTCGCTGGGCGGGCCGGTACCGGAATGACCAGCTCGTGACCTGGGATGACCTGCGAGGTACGCTCCACAACCACAGCACCTGGTCGGACGGCAAGCAGTCGGTGGCCGATATGGCCGCGTACTGTCGCGAACTGGGCCTGACGTATTTCGGTATTGCCGACCATTCGAAAACGGCTTCCTACGCCAACGGCCTCGACGCCGAGCGGGTTCGGGCGCAGCAGATAGAGATTGATCAGCTTAACGCCGGTTTCGGAGACAGCTTTCGAATCTTTAAAGGAATCGAATCCGATATCCTGAGCGACGGTTCGCTGGATTACGACAACGAGACGCTCGCTACGTTTGATTATGTCGTGGCATCGGTGCATCAGACGCTCACGATGTCGCTCGAAAAAGCCACCACCCGGCTGCTACGCGCTATTGAGAATCCATATACGACCATTCTCGGCCACCCGACCGGCCGTCTGCTGCTGGCGCGCGAAGGCTACCCAATCGATCACCGGGCCATTATCGATGCCTGTGCCCAGCATAACGTAGTCATTGAGATCAACGCCAGTCCCTACCGGCTCGACATCGACTGGCGCTGGATTAACTACGCCATGCAGCAGGGGGTGATGCTCAGTATCAACCCCGACGCTCATGATTTCGGTGGTCTGCTGGATATGCACTATGGCGTGGCGACTGGACGCAAAGGGGGATTGACGAAGGAAATGACCTTCAACGCCTTGTCCTTGGAAGAGATGACGAAATATTTGACGCAGAGACGGAGCCGGATAGGGAAGAAATAA
- a CDS encoding 2TM domain-containing protein, whose amino-acid sequence MQNSSLTSERDPYLWKQAKAHVGFKMHLRTYLLINAGLWLIWAFTSFFIFRDASRTLFPWPLFATLGWGIGLTSHYFGVYRSGNEKSMIEQEYQKLINQR is encoded by the coding sequence ATGCAAAACTCATCGCTTACCTCCGAACGTGATCCGTATCTCTGGAAACAGGCCAAAGCCCACGTTGGCTTTAAGATGCATCTGCGCACTTACCTGTTGATCAATGCGGGTTTATGGCTGATCTGGGCCTTTACGTCGTTTTTTATCTTTCGTGACGCGAGCCGGACGCTGTTCCCCTGGCCGTTGTTTGCTACCCTTGGCTGGGGCATCGGCTTAACGTCGCACTATTTCGGCGTTTATCGGTCCGGCAATGAGAAAAGCATGATTGAACAGGAGTACCAGAAACTGATCAATCAACGCTAA
- a CDS encoding DUF2306 domain-containing protein, with amino-acid sequence MNTILHSPVSVVHLIAALTAMITGTAVLLTRKGTLSHRRTGRIYVVSMMVLLLTAFQIYYLFGRFGVIHWGAVGSVVALLVGMVPIGLRTVWPAWLRWHYVGMGASVTGLYAAFVVESTYRFFSPAYFWWVTMGSANVVFVLGAILLYRHWTFPPNPQSLSLRASLANYRSQQSR; translated from the coding sequence ATGAATACCATTTTGCATTCACCCGTTAGCGTTGTTCATCTGATCGCTGCGCTGACGGCCATGATAACGGGAACCGCCGTTTTACTGACGCGTAAAGGAACGCTCAGCCACCGGCGCACGGGGCGTATCTATGTCGTCAGCATGATGGTTCTGCTGCTGACAGCTTTCCAGATTTACTACCTGTTTGGGCGGTTCGGCGTTATTCACTGGGGCGCCGTCGGCAGCGTCGTAGCCCTGCTGGTCGGCATGGTTCCGATTGGGTTGCGGACTGTGTGGCCAGCCTGGCTGCGGTGGCATTACGTCGGGATGGGCGCGTCGGTAACGGGGCTTTATGCAGCCTTCGTAGTGGAAAGTACGTACCGATTTTTTTCCCCGGCTTATTTCTGGTGGGTCACGATGGGGTCAGCCAACGTTGTTTTTGTGCTGGGTGCCATATTACTGTACCGGCACTGGACATTCCCGCCCAATCCTCAATCCCTGAGCCTGCGAGCGTCACTGGCTAATTACAGAAGCCAGCAATCGAGATAA
- a CDS encoding pentapeptide repeat-containing protein, with translation MEYYRQVFSSSGEPVASWHGHAFEQCQFRKLDLTRTALTGSSFVDCRFEDCNLTGVELKNTKLYDVQFTACRLLHVDFGVCDAFGFHTNFQDCQLDYTVFLNRKLRKANFTDCSLKEAHFLKCDLTATVFKNCNLELARFEDNNLTQVDFATSYNLTIDPDDNKVKKARFSLYSLPGLLTKYDLVVMQ, from the coding sequence ATGGAATATTACAGGCAGGTCTTCAGTTCGTCGGGCGAGCCGGTGGCGTCGTGGCACGGTCACGCCTTTGAACAATGCCAGTTCCGGAAACTGGATCTGACGCGAACGGCTTTGACCGGATCGAGTTTCGTGGACTGTCGTTTCGAGGATTGCAACTTAACGGGCGTAGAGCTGAAAAATACCAAACTCTACGATGTTCAGTTTACGGCCTGCCGGCTGCTTCATGTCGATTTTGGCGTTTGTGATGCTTTTGGCTTTCATACGAATTTTCAGGACTGCCAACTGGACTACACCGTTTTTCTGAATCGAAAGCTCCGGAAAGCTAACTTTACGGACTGCTCACTTAAGGAAGCGCACTTTCTGAAATGTGACCTGACCGCGACGGTGTTCAAAAACTGCAACCTGGAGCTGGCTCGGTTTGAAGACAACAACCTGACGCAGGTCGACTTCGCAACCTCGTATAACCTGACAATCGATCCGGACGATAATAAGGTGAAAAAGGCCCGGTTCTCGCTGTACAGCTTACCCGGTCTGTTGACAAAATATGACCTGGTCGTAATGCAGTAA
- a CDS encoding thymidylate synthase, whose protein sequence is MQQYHDLLRHILANGTRKTDRTGTGTISVFGYQMRFNLQEGFPLLTTKKVHTRSIIHELLWFIKGDTNIKYLKDNGVSIWDEWADENGDLGPVYGKQWRSWAAPDGRVIDQLQDVLNQLKRSPDSRRMIISAWNPADVPNMALPPCHLLMQFYVADGKLSCQLYQRSADVFLGVPFNIASYALLTMMIAQECGYEAHEFIWTGGDTHLYLNHLEQVETQLARQPRPLPTMRLNPAVQSVFDFTYDDFTLENYDPHPAIKAPVAV, encoded by the coding sequence ATGCAACAATACCACGACCTACTCCGGCATATTCTGGCCAACGGCACCCGTAAAACCGACCGAACCGGCACCGGTACGATCAGCGTATTTGGTTATCAGATGCGCTTCAACCTGCAGGAGGGCTTTCCGTTACTGACCACCAAAAAAGTCCATACCCGCTCGATTATCCACGAATTGTTGTGGTTTATCAAAGGAGATACGAATATCAAGTATTTGAAAGACAATGGGGTGAGTATCTGGGATGAGTGGGCCGATGAAAACGGCGACCTGGGTCCGGTGTATGGCAAACAGTGGCGAAGCTGGGCCGCGCCCGACGGGCGCGTGATTGACCAGTTGCAGGATGTATTGAACCAGTTAAAGCGAAGCCCCGATTCGCGCCGGATGATTATTTCGGCCTGGAACCCCGCCGACGTACCGAATATGGCGCTGCCGCCCTGCCACCTGCTGATGCAGTTCTACGTAGCCGACGGCAAGCTGTCCTGTCAGCTTTACCAGCGGAGCGCCGACGTGTTTCTGGGCGTACCGTTCAATATTGCCTCGTATGCCCTGCTGACCATGATGATTGCGCAGGAATGCGGCTACGAAGCCCATGAGTTTATCTGGACGGGGGGCGACACGCACCTGTATCTGAATCATCTGGAGCAGGTTGAGACGCAGCTAGCCCGCCAGCCCCGCCCGTTACCAACGATGCGCCTGAATCCAGCTGTCCAGTCGGTTTTCGACTTTACGTACGACGATTTTACGCTCGAAAACTACGATCCACATCCGGCCATCAAAGCCCCCGTAGCCGTATAG
- a CDS encoding OsmC family protein: MLDSQPVEAVPEFNTMQIELVRVDDAFHFEAVGKSGIPQHIDAATDIGGHNAGARPMEMLLMGLAGCSAIDVILILQKQKQVIDDFRLTVDGLREKGATPAPFKKIHITYLLKGQLDANRVKRAIDLSMDKYCSATAQFRPTTEITYSFEIQP, from the coding sequence ATGCTTGATTCACAACCGGTTGAGGCCGTTCCTGAATTTAATACCATGCAGATTGAACTCGTACGCGTGGACGATGCCTTCCATTTTGAAGCCGTCGGGAAGTCGGGTATACCCCAGCATATTGACGCGGCTACCGACATCGGCGGGCACAATGCCGGAGCGCGGCCCATGGAGATGCTGCTGATGGGACTGGCGGGTTGCTCGGCTATCGACGTGATCCTGATCCTGCAAAAGCAGAAGCAGGTCATCGACGATTTCCGGCTGACAGTCGATGGCTTACGGGAGAAGGGCGCTACACCGGCTCCATTTAAAAAGATTCATATCACCTACCTCCTGAAAGGTCAGCTGGACGCCAACCGCGTGAAGCGGGCGATTGATCTGTCCATGGATAAATACTGCTCAGCTACGGCGCAGTTCCGGCCAACGACTGAGATTACGTACTCGTTTGAGATTCAGCCGTAA
- a CDS encoding YihY/virulence factor BrkB family protein, translating into MPRITPKTFWSILVDSYNGFTEDRGLKLSAALAYYTVFALAPLLVMIIALASVFFGEEAIQGQIFSEINELVGNEAARQIQEMIKQVQLSGKTTVAVVTSVITLLVGATSVFVEIQDSINLIWRVKAKPKRGWVKLLCDRLLSSSLIISLGFLLVVSLIINGLILALSNRLTLYLPNITVFLVKLVNLIISLGVVTTLFGTIFKVLPDVKISWRDVRWGAIFTAMMFMLGRYLIGLYIETTGTGSTYGAAGSLIVILVWIYYTAAILYFGAEFTQVNADKNGRRIRPAEYAVYVERREAERVVDTLPPVHKQ; encoded by the coding sequence ATGCCTAGAATTACACCCAAAACATTCTGGTCTATACTGGTTGATAGTTATAATGGATTTACCGAAGACCGGGGTTTAAAGCTTAGCGCTGCCCTGGCGTATTACACGGTGTTTGCCTTAGCTCCCCTGCTGGTCATGATCATTGCGCTGGCCAGTGTTTTTTTTGGCGAAGAAGCCATTCAGGGGCAGATATTCTCGGAGATCAATGAACTGGTGGGCAATGAAGCCGCCCGGCAGATCCAGGAAATGATTAAGCAGGTGCAGCTTTCGGGCAAAACCACGGTAGCGGTTGTCACCAGTGTGATTACCCTGCTGGTTGGCGCAACCAGTGTCTTTGTTGAAATTCAGGACTCTATCAATCTGATCTGGCGCGTAAAGGCCAAACCCAAGCGGGGCTGGGTAAAACTGCTGTGCGACCGGCTCCTGTCGTCTTCCCTGATCATCAGCCTGGGCTTTCTGCTGGTTGTTTCGCTGATCATCAACGGACTCATTCTGGCATTAAGCAACCGGCTTACGCTCTACCTGCCCAACATTACTGTCTTTCTGGTGAAACTGGTCAATCTGATCATCAGCCTCGGGGTTGTTACAACGTTGTTTGGGACCATCTTCAAGGTTCTGCCGGACGTAAAGATCAGCTGGCGCGACGTGCGCTGGGGAGCCATTTTTACGGCGATGATGTTTATGCTCGGGCGGTATCTGATCGGGCTTTATATCGAAACAACGGGCACGGGTTCAACCTACGGAGCCGCCGGTTCGCTGATTGTCATTCTGGTCTGGATCTACTACACAGCCGCAATTCTTTATTTCGGAGCGGAGTTTACGCAGGTCAACGCCGACAAAAATGGCCGACGCATACGCCCGGCCGAGTATGCGGTTTACGTAGAACGGCGCGAAGCCGAGCGGGTAGTTGATACACTGCCACCGGTACACAAGCAGTGA
- a CDS encoding precorrin-2 dehydrogenase/sirohydrochlorin ferrochelatase family protein codes for MNTLFPIFVKAEQLHTLIVGGGYVGLEKATALLGNAPDARVTLVAPFIRDELHAMAREHPKLELIQEPYHEVYLTDKDLVIVGTNDKAVNRQVQADCKARRILVNVADTPDLCDFYLSSVVKKGDLKIAVSTNGKSPTFAKRFREVLEEILPDSLQETLDNLTAIRNQLKGDFVQKMEKLNEITKVLK; via the coding sequence ATGAATACTCTGTTTCCCATTTTCGTCAAGGCCGAACAACTGCACACTCTTATTGTGGGTGGTGGATACGTTGGCCTGGAGAAAGCTACGGCTCTGCTCGGCAATGCGCCCGACGCCCGCGTTACGCTCGTGGCCCCTTTCATCCGGGATGAACTGCACGCGATGGCCCGCGAACACCCGAAGCTGGAGCTTATTCAGGAGCCGTATCATGAAGTGTATTTGACCGATAAAGACCTTGTAATTGTTGGTACGAACGACAAAGCCGTGAACCGGCAGGTGCAGGCCGACTGTAAAGCCCGGCGCATTCTGGTCAACGTAGCCGATACGCCCGATCTGTGCGATTTTTACCTGAGTTCGGTCGTGAAAAAAGGCGATCTTAAAATTGCCGTTTCAACCAACGGCAAATCGCCGACGTTTGCGAAGCGGTTCCGGGAAGTGCTGGAGGAAATCCTGCCCGATAGTCTGCAGGAAACGCTGGACAACCTGACGGCGATCCGTAATCAGCTCAAGGGTGATTTTGTGCAGAAGATGGAGAAGCTGAACGAAATTACGAAAGTCCTCAAATAA
- a CDS encoding outer membrane beta-barrel protein produces the protein MKTHVTLLATCLLGAGIVNGQNTMNNSSTTTTTTNSTYSATPTTTTIDSTNAASQSNMNNGATMSNGTMSNGSTMTNGTMNSTGTTTTTTTTAGDYNNAATTSSMNMRPDRDRALGDKDGKFGVYAGVNFSRFVNEPIPDGAYRAGWQLGLYGRTAGTVFGQLGVEYRNSTTNLVRSGSNQSTPTVGEVRGKIDQHFLAIPAYVGLRIGGTLGLRIQAGAELSALVAIGDNNFRLGNDDVKRTILNGLVGAGINLGPLTLDALYNHGLQNVFENADTKRNMLALNLGFRF, from the coding sequence ATGAAAACTCATGTTACATTGCTGGCAACCTGCCTGCTTGGTGCTGGTATCGTGAACGGCCAGAACACCATGAACAATTCGTCGACAACAACGACGACCACCAATTCAACGTACAGCGCTACGCCGACGACTACGACAATTGACAGCACAAATGCTGCATCGCAGTCGAACATGAACAACGGTGCCACCATGAGCAATGGGACCATGTCGAACGGCTCGACGATGACCAATGGTACCATGAACAGTACGGGTACCACCACAACAACAACGACCACTGCTGGTGACTACAACAACGCGGCAACTACCAGTTCAATGAACATGCGGCCGGACCGCGATCGGGCTTTAGGCGATAAAGACGGTAAATTCGGGGTATATGCCGGTGTAAACTTTTCCCGCTTCGTTAACGAACCCATTCCGGATGGGGCTTACCGGGCTGGCTGGCAGTTGGGTCTGTATGGCCGTACGGCCGGTACTGTTTTTGGTCAGCTGGGCGTAGAATATCGTAATTCCACCACGAACTTAGTGCGGTCAGGTTCGAATCAGAGCACCCCAACGGTAGGCGAGGTTCGCGGCAAAATTGATCAGCACTTCCTGGCCATCCCGGCTTACGTTGGTCTGCGGATCGGGGGCACATTAGGTCTGCGCATCCAGGCAGGTGCTGAACTGTCGGCGCTGGTAGCCATTGGTGACAACAACTTCAGACTGGGTAACGACGATGTTAAACGGACAATCCTGAACGGTCTGGTTGGTGCTGGTATCAACCTGGGCCCTCTGACGCTGGACGCCCTGTATAACCACGGTCTGCAAAATGTATTCGAGAACGCCGATACGAAGCGTAATATGCTTGCGCTGAATCTGGGTTTCCGTTTCTAA
- a CDS encoding outer membrane beta-barrel protein, with protein sequence MKKQLTLLAAGLFSMGLATAQTTTNTYSSTVNATDPTYTSPVTTDSTNAAGTTSNAYSTSPSAMTSSSGTTTGTYSTNSASSPTYGTTTTTTTDTYSTNRADRKTRDKATKDYKNFVFGIYAGPNSTKFKGEAIDANGNRDALTGRLGYQAGFFVRGGGRLYGQLGAEYFASSSNYFTAGDGQSASVIQDQINIRYVQIPVYIGYKLVESDRGISAVRLQVGLEYANRISANSNSFNLSNSEIKSGTFNGLGQLGFDIGPLLIDLTYHHGFSNSIEAVNSTGFAGSQRRVLSASVGFKF encoded by the coding sequence ATGAAGAAACAACTTACGCTTTTAGCTGCTGGTCTGTTCAGCATGGGTCTGGCAACGGCTCAAACAACCACAAATACGTATTCATCGACCGTCAACGCGACGGACCCAACGTATACCTCGCCAGTAACGACCGATAGTACCAACGCGGCCGGTACGACCAGTAACGCATATTCAACCTCGCCGTCAGCAATGACCAGTAGCAGCGGGACAACGACCGGAACCTATTCGACCAACAGCGCGTCATCGCCTACCTACGGCACCACAACGACCACAACAACCGATACGTATAGCACAAACAGAGCCGATCGTAAGACGCGCGACAAGGCTACGAAGGATTACAAGAACTTTGTTTTCGGAATTTATGCCGGTCCGAACAGTACAAAATTCAAGGGTGAGGCCATTGACGCTAACGGCAATCGGGATGCGCTGACCGGGCGGCTGGGCTATCAGGCCGGTTTTTTTGTTCGGGGTGGGGGACGGTTATACGGCCAGTTGGGGGCTGAATATTTTGCCTCCAGTTCAAATTATTTCACGGCTGGCGATGGTCAGTCGGCTAGCGTCATTCAGGATCAGATCAATATCCGATACGTTCAGATTCCGGTGTATATCGGTTACAAGCTGGTTGAGTCGGACCGGGGCATTTCGGCCGTTCGCCTGCAGGTCGGACTTGAATACGCCAACCGGATCAGTGCAAACAGCAACTCATTCAACCTGAGCAATTCAGAAATCAAGAGCGGTACGTTTAACGGACTTGGACAACTCGGCTTCGACATCGGCCCGCTGCTTATTGACCTGACCTATCATCACGGGTTCAGCAATAGCATTGAAGCGGTTAATTCAACCGGCTTTGCGGGTTCGCAGCGACGTGTCCTGAGCGCCAGCGTTGGTTTTAAATTTTAA
- the pgi gene encoding glucose-6-phosphate isomerase — protein sequence MLQNHRFTDLPAYAQLLAHYDELKDRHMRDLFAEDPDRFTRFTRQFDDILLDFSKNRITAETLTLLLQLAGQAGLTDAIGKMFSGDKINRTEDRAVLHVALRNRSNTPVLVDDKDVMPEINEVLARMKRFSDRVQSGEWKGYTGQAITDVVNIGIGGSDLGPVMVTEALKPYAKAGLNVHFVSNVDGVHIYETLQTVKPETTLFLIASKTFTTQETMTNAQTARQWFLENGGSEGDIAKHFAALSTNRSEVEKFGIDVENMFGFWDWVGGRYSLWSAIGLSIALYVGFDNFEELLAGGHAMDQHFRDTPAEQNLPVLLALIGIWYNNFFGAQTEAILPYDQYMHRFAAYFQQGDMESNGKSVDRDGNPVDYQTGPIIWGEPGTNGQHAFYQLIHQGTKLIPCDFLAPAISQRPIGEHHKILMANYFAQTEALMNGKTAEEAAEELRKAGKSPDEVNALTPFKEFSGNRPTNSILFKKLTPRTLGSLIALYEHKIFTQGVIWDIFSFDQWGVELGKQLASRILPELQDDAPVSSHDSSTNGLMNAFKKFRTE from the coding sequence ATGCTCCAGAATCATCGCTTTACCGATTTGCCAGCCTACGCTCAGCTTCTGGCTCATTATGATGAGTTGAAGGATCGCCATATGCGTGATCTTTTCGCTGAAGATCCGGACCGATTCACCCGCTTTACGCGGCAGTTTGACGATATCCTGCTCGATTTTTCTAAAAACCGTATTACCGCCGAAACGCTCACGCTGCTCCTTCAGCTCGCCGGGCAGGCTGGTCTGACCGATGCCATTGGCAAAATGTTCTCGGGCGACAAAATCAACCGGACCGAAGACCGTGCCGTGCTGCACGTTGCGCTCCGTAATCGCTCCAATACGCCCGTTCTGGTGGATGACAAAGACGTAATGCCGGAAATTAACGAGGTTTTGGCGCGGATGAAACGCTTTTCGGATCGGGTTCAGTCGGGTGAGTGGAAAGGATATACGGGTCAGGCGATTACCGACGTAGTCAACATCGGGATTGGGGGCTCTGATCTGGGTCCGGTTATGGTCACCGAAGCCTTGAAACCTTACGCCAAAGCAGGACTGAACGTTCACTTTGTTTCGAATGTGGATGGTGTGCATATCTATGAAACGTTGCAGACCGTTAAACCCGAAACAACCCTGTTTCTGATTGCGTCGAAGACCTTTACGACCCAGGAAACCATGACCAACGCCCAGACGGCCCGGCAGTGGTTTCTGGAAAACGGCGGTTCGGAGGGCGATATCGCCAAACACTTCGCGGCTCTGTCGACCAACCGCAGTGAAGTAGAGAAATTCGGGATTGATGTCGAAAATATGTTTGGGTTCTGGGACTGGGTTGGCGGCCGCTATTCGCTCTGGTCAGCCATTGGTCTGTCGATAGCCTTATACGTTGGATTTGACAATTTTGAGGAGTTGCTGGCCGGCGGGCACGCCATGGATCAGCATTTCCGCGATACGCCGGCTGAGCAGAATCTGCCCGTGCTGCTGGCGCTGATCGGTATCTGGTATAACAACTTTTTTGGCGCGCAGACCGAAGCCATTCTGCCCTACGATCAGTACATGCACCGGTTTGCAGCCTATTTCCAGCAGGGCGACATGGAAAGTAACGGTAAGTCGGTCGATCGCGATGGAAATCCGGTCGATTACCAGACCGGTCCGATTATCTGGGGCGAACCCGGCACCAACGGCCAGCATGCGTTCTACCAGCTCATTCACCAGGGAACCAAGCTGATTCCCTGCGATTTTCTGGCTCCGGCCATTAGTCAGCGACCCATTGGCGAACACCACAAGATTCTGATGGCCAATTACTTTGCGCAGACCGAGGCCCTCATGAACGGCAAAACTGCCGAAGAAGCCGCCGAGGAACTCCGTAAAGCCGGAAAAAGCCCCGATGAAGTGAATGCGCTGACGCCGTTCAAAGAGTTTTCGGGCAACCGGCCAACCAACTCGATACTGTTTAAAAAGCTGACGCCCCGCACACTGGGCAGTCTGATTGCGCTGTATGAGCATAAAATCTTCACGCAGGGCGTTATCTGGGACATTTTCAGCTTTGATCAGTGGGGCGTGGAACTCGGGAAGCAACTAGCCAGCCGCATTCTGCCAGAACTACAGGATGACGCACCCGTTAGCAGCCACGACAGTTCGACCAATGGCCTGATGAATGCGTTCAAGAAGTTTCGAACGGAGTAG